In one Bacillus thuringiensis genomic region, the following are encoded:
- the argJ gene encoding bifunctional glutamate N-acetyltransferase/amino-acid acetyltransferase ArgJ: MIKVASITKLENGSIVTPKGFSAIGTANGLKKEKKDLGAIVCDVPASCAAMYTTNQIQAAPLQVTKDSITAEGKLQAIIVNSGNANACTGMKGLQDAYEMRALGAEHFGMKENYVAIASTGVIGVPLPMDIIRKGVATLIPTKEESESYSFSEAILTTDLITKETCYEMIIDGKKVAIAGVAKGSGMIHPNMATMLSFITTDANIEHEELQTALSQITNRTFNQITVDGDTSTNDMVIVMASGLSETRPINMEHADWETFVFALQKVCEDLAKKIAQDGEGATKLIEVNVLGARTNEEAKKIAKKIVGSSLVKTAIHGEDPNWGRIISSIGQSEVTINPNTIDITLQSITVLKNSEPQMFSEEEMEMKLKEHEIMIDVYLHLGEETGSAWGCDLSYEYVKINACYRT, from the coding sequence ATGATTAAAGTAGCGTCTATTACAAAATTAGAAAATGGTTCAATTGTAACGCCGAAAGGCTTTTCGGCAATTGGTACTGCAAATGGTTTGAAAAAGGAGAAAAAGGATTTAGGTGCCATCGTTTGTGATGTACCAGCATCATGTGCCGCTATGTATACAACGAATCAAATACAAGCAGCCCCCTTGCAAGTAACGAAGGATAGTATAACGGCTGAGGGGAAATTACAAGCTATTATCGTTAATAGTGGAAATGCAAATGCTTGTACAGGAATGAAAGGATTGCAAGATGCTTACGAGATGCGCGCATTAGGGGCAGAACATTTTGGGATGAAAGAAAACTACGTTGCAATAGCCTCAACAGGTGTAATTGGTGTTCCGCTGCCGATGGATATAATCCGAAAGGGAGTTGCAACTCTTATACCGACGAAGGAAGAAAGTGAATCATATTCTTTTTCGGAAGCAATTTTAACGACGGATCTTATAACGAAAGAAACTTGCTATGAAATGATTATTGATGGGAAGAAAGTGGCGATTGCTGGTGTTGCAAAAGGTTCAGGGATGATTCATCCGAATATGGCAACGATGCTTAGTTTTATTACGACAGATGCCAATATAGAACATGAAGAATTGCAAACAGCATTATCACAAATAACGAATCGTACATTTAATCAAATTACGGTAGATGGAGATACTTCTACGAATGACATGGTCATCGTTATGGCAAGTGGATTATCAGAAACAAGGCCGATAAATATGGAACATGCAGATTGGGAAACTTTCGTATTTGCTTTACAGAAGGTATGTGAAGATTTAGCGAAAAAAATCGCACAAGATGGTGAGGGCGCTACGAAGTTAATAGAAGTAAATGTGTTAGGAGCTCGAACGAATGAAGAGGCAAAGAAAATTGCAAAGAAAATAGTCGGTTCGAGTCTTGTGAAAACAGCAATACATGGTGAAGACCCAAACTGGGGGCGAATTATTAGCAGTATTGGACAAAGTGAAGTCACGATTAACCCAAATACAATTGATATTACTCTTCAATCTATTACGGTGCTGAAAAATAGTGAACCTCAAATGTTTTCTGAAGAGGAAATGGAAATGAAATTAAAAGAACATGAAATTATGATTGATGTGTATTTACATTTAGGAGAAGAGACAGGATCAGCTTGGGGCTGTGACTTAAGCTATGAATATGTGAAAATAAACGCTTGTTATCGTACATAA
- the argC gene encoding N-acetyl-gamma-glutamyl-phosphate reductase, whose translation MKVAIIGATGYGGIELIRLLEQHPYFSIAPLHSFSQVGECITNVYPHLRNVLVHTLQEIDVETIGKEAEIVFLATPAGVSAKLTPKLLAEGLKVIDLSGDFRMIDPSSYELWYKRPAAKEEILRKAVYGLSEWKRSEIQNANLIANPGCFATATLLAIAPLVRSGMIEEDSIIIDAKSGVSGAGKTPTTMTHFPELYDNLHIYKVNQHQHVPEIEQMLTEWNSELQPITFSTHLIPISRGIMITLYAKVKQKMEIKQLQKLYEETYEQSPFIRICTQGKFPSPKEVRGSNYCDIGIAYDERTERVTVVSVIDNMMKGAAGQAMQNANIIAGLEETTGLQHMPLYP comes from the coding sequence ATGAAAGTCGCAATTATTGGAGCCACTGGATATGGGGGCATTGAGTTAATTCGTTTATTAGAACAACATCCATATTTTTCTATAGCACCTCTTCATTCTTTTTCACAAGTTGGTGAGTGTATAACAAATGTATATCCACACCTTCGAAATGTTCTCGTTCATACGTTACAAGAAATTGATGTGGAGACAATAGGGAAAGAAGCAGAAATTGTATTTCTAGCAACACCAGCAGGAGTATCGGCGAAGTTAACTCCCAAGTTATTAGCAGAAGGTTTAAAAGTAATTGACCTATCTGGAGACTTTCGTATGATAGATCCTTCGTCATATGAACTGTGGTATAAAAGGCCAGCAGCGAAAGAAGAAATTCTTAGAAAAGCAGTGTATGGGTTAAGTGAATGGAAAAGGTCTGAGATTCAAAATGCAAATTTAATTGCAAACCCAGGATGTTTTGCTACAGCCACATTGCTAGCGATAGCGCCGTTAGTACGTAGCGGCATGATTGAAGAAGATTCGATTATTATTGATGCGAAATCAGGGGTATCAGGAGCAGGAAAAACACCAACAACAATGACTCATTTTCCTGAGCTATACGATAACTTACATATCTATAAAGTAAACCAGCATCAGCACGTTCCAGAGATTGAGCAAATGCTTACAGAATGGAATAGTGAATTACAGCCAATTACATTTAGCACACATTTAATACCGATATCACGAGGAATCATGATTACACTTTATGCAAAAGTAAAACAAAAGATGGAAATAAAGCAACTTCAAAAATTGTATGAAGAAACGTATGAACAATCGCCTTTCATCCGAATTTGTACGCAAGGCAAATTTCCAAGTCCAAAGGAAGTGAGAGGCTCAAATTATTGTGATATTGGCATAGCTTACGATGAAAGAACAGAAAGAGTTACGGTCGTTTCTGTTATAGACAATATGATGAAAGGCGCGGCTGGGCAAGCGATGCAAAATGCAAACATAATAGCGGGACTAGAAGAGACAACAGGTTTACAACATATGCCGCTTTATCCATAA